In Apteryx mantelli isolate bAptMan1 chromosome 16, bAptMan1.hap1, whole genome shotgun sequence, a single genomic region encodes these proteins:
- the CARD11 gene encoding LOW QUALITY PROTEIN: caspase recruitment domain-containing protein 11 (The sequence of the model RefSeq protein was modified relative to this genomic sequence to represent the inferred CDS: inserted 1 base in 1 codon; deleted 1 base in 1 codon) → MSTQGGEPEMDDCLETLKDEEEALWENVECNRHMLSRYINPAKLTPYLRQCKVIDEQDEDEVLNSLMLPSKINRAGRLLDILHTKGQRGYVVFLESLEFYYPELYKLVTGKEPTRDFPLLLWRRDMKALPXFLMNEIIKLQQQVKTKDVQRCELLAKSRQLEDERKQLKLNKIELLTFQERYNKMKEERNNYNDELVKVKDENYNLAMRYAQLSEEKNMAVMRSRDLQLEIDQLKHRLNKVEEECKLERNQSLKLKNDIENRPKKEQVLELERENEMMKTKIQELQSIIQADKRSLPDSDKAILDILEHDRKEALEDRHELVNKIFNLQEEIRHVEDLRDKYLEEKEDLELKCSTLGKDCEMYKHRMNTVMIQLEEVEKERDQAFRSRDEAQTQYSQCLIEKDKYRKQIRELEERNDELRIEVVRKEACIVNLECKLRRLSKDNNFHDQSLPRNLPITIISQTFGAPSPKANGQEADDSSTSEESPEDNKFFLPDQARLKRRVNLKGIQINPRAKSPVSMNKTSEFQAVRVQDEDGADASNGRTDTSSSNPVSISNSISSCEVSKIQTLRNRNDSIMSTTPEPPGNDSIVRRCKEDAPHCSLVEEDNDSFGYDTLELDDDGHDRHSHGAPSVYSSSSSHQSEGLDAYDLEHVNSIFRKFSLERPFRPSVTSVGRIRNSCYTIQRVTLNGDSLNSEITLVGGNDKGSFISSVKTGSLAEKAGLREGHQLLLLEGCIKGENQSVPLDTCTKEEVHWTIQRCSGPVTLQYKPNHEGYRKLLSELEEGLITSGDSFHIRLNLNISSQLDCCSLSVNCDEIVHILDTMYQERCEWLCARVDPFTDRDLETGTIPSYSRAQQLLLVKLQRLMQRGSRDETESSYNTLRALRNTLQPEEPAPLNDPKTSPRLSRASFLLGQILQFVSRSENKYKRMNSNERVRIVTGWPSGLARTSSEAKKLLPDKLEDLDSESEIDKRLSLIPYSLVRPIHCERRRPVLFTPTMLAKTLVQKLLNSGGALEFNMCKPDILTKEEFLRKQRTETIIFSREKNLNTYECIVPAHIEAVTAKNKHCLLEAGISCTKDLIKAKIYPIVLFIRVSEKNIKRFRKLLPKPETEDEFLRMCRLKEKELEALPCLYASVEADAWSSIEDLIRTIKDKIGEEQRKTIWIDEDQL, encoded by the exons GCCGACTGCTGGACATCCTTCACACCAAGGGCCAAAGGGGCTACGTAGTTTTCTTGGAGAGCCTGGAGTTTTACTATCCTGAACTCTACAAACTGGTGACAGGGAAAGAGCCTACACGG GATTTTCCACTATTGTTG tggaGGAGGGACATGAAGGCCTTAC ATTTCCTAATGAATGAGATCATTAAGCTTCAGCAGCAAGTAAAGACAAAAGATGTGCAGCGCTGTGAACTCTTGGCTAAGTCTCGCCAGTTGGAGGATGAGAGAAAGCAACTAAAATTGAACAAGATAGAGCTGCTGACCTTCCAGGAGAGATACAACAAGATGAAGGAGGAGAGGAACAACTACAATGATGAGCTGGTCAAGGTGAAGGATGAAAACTACAATCTGGCCATGAGATATGCTCAGCTGAGTGAAGAGAAAAATATGGCTGTGATGAGGAGCCGAGACCTCCAGTTAGAG ATTGACCAGCTGAAGCATCGCTTGAACAAAGTGGAAGAGGAATGCAAGCTGGAGAGGAACCAGTCACTGAAGCTGAAAAATGATATTGAAAACCGACCAAAAAAGGAACaggtgctggagctggagcgGGAGAATGAGATGATGAAGACAAAAATCCAGGAGTTACAGTCCATCATTCAG GCTGACAAGCGAAGTTTGCCAGATTCAGACAAAGCCATTTTGGATATTCTGGAACATGACCGTAAGGAGGCATTAGAAGATCGTCATGAGTTGGTCAACAAGATCTTTAATCTCCAAGAGGAGATTCGTCATGTGGAGGACTTGAGAGATAAG TATCTTGAAGAGAAAGAAGACTTGGAGTTAAAGTGTTCAACGCTAGGGAAAGACTGTGAGATGTACAAACACCGTATGAACACTGTGATGATACAGCTAGAGGAGGTGGAAAAGGAGCGAGATCAG GCGTTCCGTTCCCGTGATGAGGCTCAGACACAGTACTCACAGTGTCTGATTGAGAAGGATAAATACAGGAAGCAGATTCGAGAGCTGGAAGAGAGAAATGATGAACTCCGAATTGAAGTGGTTCGGAAAGAGGCTTGCATCGTTAACCTAGAGTGCAAACTCCGACGTCTCTCTAAGGACAATAACTTTCATGACCAG aGTTTGCCACGGAATCTGCCAATTACCATTATTTCCCAGACCTTTGGGGCTCCTAGCCCAAAAGCCAATGGTCAGGAAGCAGATGACTCCTCCACTTCTGAAGAGTCTCCAGAAGACAACAAATTCTTCTTGCCTGATCAAGCTCGACTCAAGAGAAGAGTGAACCTAAAGGGAATCCAG aTAAATCCAAGAGCTAAATCCCCTGTCAGTATGAACAAAACATCAGAGTTTCAAG CAGTCAGAGTACAGGATGAAGACGGGGCTGATGCCAGCAATGGCCGCACAGACACTAGTTCCTCTAATCCTGTTTCCATCAGTAACTCTATCAGCAGCTGTGAAGTCAGCAAGATT caaaccttGAGAAATCGCAATGACAGTATCATGTCTACCACCCCGGAGCCTCCAGGAAATGATTCAATAGTCCGCCGTTGCAAAGAAGACGCTCCTCATTGCAG cCTGGTTGAAGAAGACAATGACAGCTTCGGATATGATACTTTGGAGCTAGATG ATGACGGTCATGACAGGCACTCACATGGAGCTCCTTCAGTgtactcctcctcttcttctcatCAGTCAGAAGGCCTGGATGCCTACGACCTTGAGCATGTCAACTCCATATTTAGAAAGTTCTCTCTGGAAAG ACCTTTTCGTCCCTCTGTCACATCTGTTGGTCGCATTAGAAACTCCTGCTATACTATCCAGCGTGTCACACTGAACGGAGACAGCCTCAACTCAGAAATTACTCTGGTTGGCGGTAATGACAAAGGGAGCTTTATTAGCTCTGTCAAGACAGGATCACTTGCAGAGAAAGCAGGTCTTCGAGAGGGACACCAGCTCCTTCTG TTGGAGGGCTGCATCAAAGGGGAAAATCAGAGTGTTCCCTTGGATACTTGCACAAAGGAAGAAGTTCACTGGACAATTCAGAGGTGCAGTGGTCCAGTAACACTCCAGTATAAACCAAATCATGAAG GTTACCGGAAGCTGCTGTCAGAACTGGAAGAAGGGCTTATCACATCAGGGGACTCATTTCATATCCGCTTGAATCTGAACATCTCCAGCCAGCTGGACTGCTGTTCCCTGTCGGTGAATTGTGATGAGATTGTACATATTCTTGACACCATGTATCAGGAGAGGTGTGAGTGGTTGTGTGCCAGAGTTGATCCTTTCACAGACAGGGATCTGGAAACAGGGACTATTCCCAGCTACAGCAG AGCCCAGCAACTTCTTTTGGTGAAGCTGCAGCGGTTGATGCAAAGAGGAAGCAGGGATGAGACAGAAAGCTCATATAATACCCTTCGAGCACTCCGG AATACACTGCAGCCAGAGGAACCTGCCCCACTGAACGACCCAAAAACCAGCCCTCGCCTGTCCCGAGCAAGCTTTCTTTTGGGCCAAATCTTACAG TTTGTCAGCAGGTCTGAAAACAAGTATAAGCGTATGAATAGCAATGAGCGAGTCCGTATCGTCACTGGTTGGCCCTCTGGTCTGGCACGAACCTCATCTGAAGCAAAAAAGCTCTTGCCTGATAAACTGGAAG ATTTGGATTCCGAAAGCGAAATCGATAAGCGCCTCAGTCTGATCCCTTATAGCTTGGTGCGACCAATCCACTGCGAGCGCAGGCGCCCCGTACTCTTCACCCCCACCATGCTTGCCAAGACCTTGGTACAGAAGCTCCTCAACTCTGGAGGTGCCCTGGAATTCAACATGTGCAAGCCAG ATATTTTAACAAAGGAAGAGTTCTTACGGAAGCAAAGGACAGAGACTATCATCTTCAGCAGAGAAAAGAATCTGAACACGTATGAATGTATTGTACCTGCCCATATTGAGGCTGTCACTGCCAAG AATAAGCATTGTCTGCTGGAAGCTGGAATAAGCTGCACAAAGGATTTAATCAAAGCCAAGATATATCCTATTGTTCTCTTTATCAGAGTCTCAGAGAAAAACATCAAAAGGTTCAG GAAACTATTGCCAAAGCCAGAGACTGAAGATGAGTTTTTACGTATGTGCCGTCTGAAGGAGAAAGAACTGGAAGCACTGCCATGTCTTTATGCCTCTGTAGAGGCAGATGCATGGAGCAGTATTGAAGATCTTATCCGAACGATAAAAGACAAGATTGGAGAAGAGCAGCGTAAAACCATCTGGATAGATGAAGATCAGCTATAA